Proteins encoded together in one uncultured Desulfosarcina sp. window:
- a CDS encoding PAS domain S-box protein translates to MIHHLENNKIAMVGGGRFCEKLLRHVLSDHFKGRQPTILGVADINENAAGISYARSLNIFTCSDYREICNLEGLDTIIEVTWDLELAREIARIKPAGVELINHQDSRFLWDLLQLEAIREDAFAALETEKLTAENARERINRCFRKTAEIVMQRNRRFKQIENELYEKEKSLSQIVQGSTIPTFVINRDHVVTHWNHALEKLTGYTAEQIVGTRDHWRPFRKEERPIMADVILDQLETGEINHYYGSRWQPSTLIEGGFEAEEFFEHIGENGSWVFFTAAPIKASDGTIVGAVETLWDTTERRQAESERRAYTRRIEASERTLSQIIQGSGVPTFVLNQDHVITHWNQALEKLTGYPAARMIGTRRQWEPFWNNERPSMADVIMKQLGNAEIRELYSDHWHPSKLIDGGYEAEVFFPKLGNGGRWCWFTAAPIKTADGTIVGAIETLLDTTDKKRAESENRRYVKDLEEKEQALSQIVQGSTTPTFVINRNHTVTHWNRALEKLTGYTAEEIVGTNHHWKAFRKKARPLMADVILDQLETGEISQFYGAKWRPSSLLEGAYEAEEFFEHLGENGRWLMFTAAPIKAPDGTVVGAIETLWDSTENKRVEAEHRRDLIRIEESENRLAQILQGSNVPTFVLNQDRVITHWNLALERLTGYPGTRMVGTRRQWVPFWEKERPTMADLILERCSEQEIWDLYGGNWKKSKLIEGAYEAEVFFAKLGSGGKWLFFTAAPIRSADGSISGAIETFWDITEKKEAEAQCNRYTREVEESHRLLSQIIQGSTIPTFVLNQEHVVTHWNRAVELLTGYPATQMVGSARQWVPFYDNERPTMADVILDRKSEQEIWDLYGGKWKKSELIEGAYEAELFFPKLGSNGRWCWFTAAPIKAADGSVVGAIETLWDYTDKKRAEADRRQYTRKLEENQRTLSQIIQGSTIPTFVLNRDHLITHWNQAIEKLTGHGATEMVGTDRQWAPFWDSERPSMADLILDQKGDQEIWDLYGGNWKKSELIEGAYEAEVFFPNLGKGGRWCWFTAAPIKAADGSLVGAIETLLDTTEAKHAEEEQRRRNRELTTLCSIYTALNAPLSLQSRIDGAVMEIRDFFHADSVCLYMDEGNGRFDLRYFNTCYAEPGYGGSQGPDSEPEMIHKVSRTDKPLIYQNSDHDVDEPQADSPTFAYIPISAKETRSLGVMRIEKATERFSSEELHLLDLIGNRIGATIENALLHDEVIQKSNFQAKLIKSANDGIVATDDQWKTVIFNPAAERIFGYSAKDVVGAKDARELLPEWVQHTLVHAPADDAAEGSAWKEADIKASTGEAIPVRFAGTTLRANQKMMGTVAFFQDLREIKRLERELVNSERLAAVGQTVAGLAHCIKNILHGFKGGSYLVDVGLERDNNDKLRSGWDMIQRNITRTSDLVMDLLSYSKEREPEYETVNPNDIAEDVCELMDGVAQDNDVALVKQFSERISPMTMDPRTLHRCLMNLVTNAIDACIFDTAVDKEEHRVTVVTEKEDDGTIRFDVKDNGCGMPEEVREKLFTSFFSTKGVKGTGLGLLVTAKLVEEHKGTIEVASEEGKGTTFTLRFPMVPAGGDGKA, encoded by the coding sequence ATGATCCATCACCTCGAAAACAACAAAATTGCCATGGTCGGCGGGGGCCGGTTCTGCGAAAAACTGCTCAGGCACGTGCTCAGCGACCATTTCAAGGGGCGGCAGCCCACGATCCTGGGCGTGGCCGACATCAACGAAAACGCGGCAGGCATCAGCTACGCCCGTTCCCTGAATATTTTCACCTGCAGCGACTATCGCGAGATATGCAACCTCGAGGGGCTGGACACGATCATCGAAGTCACCTGGGATCTGGAACTGGCCCGCGAAATCGCCCGCATCAAACCGGCAGGGGTGGAGCTGATCAACCACCAGGATTCGCGTTTCCTCTGGGATTTGCTCCAACTGGAAGCCATTCGCGAGGACGCCTTTGCCGCCCTGGAGACCGAAAAGCTCACCGCCGAAAATGCCAGGGAGCGTATCAACCGCTGCTTCCGCAAGACCGCCGAGATCGTCATGCAGCGCAACCGCCGTTTCAAGCAGATCGAAAACGAGCTTTACGAAAAAGAGAAATCCCTGTCGCAAATCGTCCAGGGAAGCACCATTCCGACGTTCGTGATCAACCGGGATCACGTGGTCACCCATTGGAACCATGCCCTGGAAAAGCTGACCGGGTACACCGCCGAACAAATCGTGGGCACCCGCGATCATTGGAGACCGTTCCGGAAAGAGGAACGGCCCATCATGGCCGACGTCATCCTGGACCAGTTGGAGACCGGCGAGATCAACCACTATTACGGATCGCGCTGGCAGCCGTCCACCCTGATCGAAGGCGGTTTCGAAGCCGAAGAGTTTTTTGAGCATATCGGGGAAAACGGGAGCTGGGTTTTTTTTACGGCCGCGCCCATCAAAGCCTCCGACGGCACGATTGTCGGCGCCGTCGAAACCCTGTGGGACACCACCGAGCGCCGCCAGGCCGAAAGCGAACGCCGGGCCTACACCCGGCGCATCGAAGCCAGCGAGCGCACCCTTTCCCAGATTATTCAAGGCAGCGGCGTGCCGACCTTTGTTCTCAACCAGGATCATGTGATCACCCACTGGAACCAGGCCCTGGAGAAGCTCACCGGATACCCGGCTGCCCGGATGATCGGCACGCGGCGCCAATGGGAGCCGTTCTGGAACAATGAACGGCCCTCCATGGCGGACGTGATCATGAAGCAGCTTGGCAATGCTGAAATCCGTGAGCTATACAGCGACCACTGGCATCCATCCAAACTGATCGACGGCGGCTACGAGGCCGAGGTCTTCTTTCCCAAGCTGGGCAATGGGGGGCGCTGGTGCTGGTTTACGGCGGCCCCCATCAAGACGGCCGACGGCACGATTGTCGGTGCCATCGAAACCCTGTTGGACACGACGGATAAAAAACGCGCCGAATCGGAAAACCGCCGTTACGTCAAAGACCTGGAAGAAAAGGAGCAGGCCCTTTCCCAGATCGTACAGGGAAGCACAACGCCGACCTTCGTAATCAACCGGAACCACACGGTGACGCACTGGAACCGGGCGCTTGAGAAACTGACCGGCTATACGGCCGAGGAGATCGTGGGAACCAACCACCACTGGAAAGCCTTCCGCAAGAAGGCCCGTCCCCTGATGGCCGACGTCATCCTGGACCAGTTGGAAACCGGAGAAATCAGCCAGTTTTATGGGGCCAAGTGGCGTCCCTCATCCCTGTTGGAAGGGGCTTATGAGGCCGAGGAATTCTTCGAGCACCTGGGTGAAAACGGCCGCTGGCTGATGTTCACGGCCGCACCCATCAAGGCCCCGGACGGCACCGTCGTTGGCGCCATCGAAACCTTGTGGGACTCCACGGAAAACAAGCGGGTCGAAGCGGAACATCGCCGGGACCTCATTCGCATCGAAGAGAGCGAGAATCGTCTGGCCCAGATTCTTCAGGGCAGCAACGTGCCTACCTTCGTATTGAACCAGGATCGTGTCATTACCCATTGGAATCTGGCATTGGAGCGGCTGACCGGCTATCCTGGCACCCGCATGGTGGGGACCCGGCGGCAGTGGGTGCCCTTCTGGGAAAAGGAGCGGCCTACCATGGCCGACCTGATCCTGGAGCGGTGCAGCGAACAGGAAATCTGGGACCTGTACGGCGGCAACTGGAAAAAGTCGAAGCTCATCGAAGGCGCCTACGAGGCGGAGGTCTTTTTTGCGAAACTGGGATCGGGCGGCAAGTGGCTCTTTTTTACCGCGGCCCCCATACGATCCGCCGACGGCAGCATTTCCGGCGCCATTGAAACCTTCTGGGACATCACCGAGAAAAAAGAGGCCGAAGCCCAGTGCAACCGGTACACCCGTGAAGTCGAAGAGAGTCACCGTTTGTTGTCCCAGATCATTCAAGGCAGCACCATTCCTACTTTTGTACTCAATCAGGAGCATGTCGTCACCCACTGGAACCGGGCGGTGGAACTGCTGACCGGCTACCCGGCAACCCAAATGGTGGGGAGCGCCCGTCAATGGGTTCCATTCTATGACAACGAGCGGCCTACCATGGCCGATGTGATCCTGGACCGGAAGAGTGAACAGGAGATCTGGGATCTGTACGGCGGCAAGTGGAAAAAGTCCGAGTTGATCGAAGGCGCCTACGAAGCGGAACTTTTTTTTCCGAAACTGGGCAGCAACGGCCGTTGGTGCTGGTTCACCGCCGCCCCGATCAAGGCCGCCGACGGCAGCGTGGTGGGCGCCATCGAAACCTTGTGGGACTATACGGACAAGAAGCGGGCCGAAGCCGACCGCCGTCAGTACACCCGCAAGCTCGAGGAAAACCAGCGCACCCTGTCCCAGATTATCCAGGGCAGCACCATCCCCACCTTCGTTTTAAACCGGGACCATCTGATTACCCACTGGAATCAGGCCATAGAGAAGCTGACCGGCCACGGCGCCACGGAGATGGTGGGAACCGACCGGCAGTGGGCGCCCTTCTGGGACAGCGAGCGGCCTTCCATGGCCGATCTGATTTTGGATCAGAAGGGCGACCAGGAGATCTGGGACCTGTACGGCGGCAACTGGAAAAAATCCGAGCTGATCGAAGGCGCTTATGAAGCGGAGGTCTTTTTCCCCAACCTGGGCAAGGGCGGGCGCTGGTGCTGGTTCACCGCCGCACCGATCAAGGCCGCTGACGGCAGCCTGGTGGGGGCCATCGAAACCCTTTTGGACACCACGGAAGCCAAACATGCGGAAGAAGAGCAGCGCCGCCGCAACCGCGAATTGACGACGCTGTGCTCGATTTACACGGCCCTCAATGCGCCCCTGAGTCTGCAATCGCGTATCGACGGCGCCGTGATGGAAATTCGCGATTTCTTCCATGCAGACAGCGTTTGTCTGTACATGGATGAGGGTAACGGCCGTTTCGACCTGCGGTATTTCAATACCTGCTACGCGGAGCCTGGCTATGGCGGCAGCCAGGGGCCGGATTCGGAACCGGAAATGATCCACAAGGTGTCCCGTACGGACAAGCCCCTGATCTACCAGAACAGCGACCACGATGTCGACGAACCGCAAGCGGACAGCCCCACGTTCGCCTATATTCCCATCAGCGCCAAGGAAACCAGGAGCCTGGGGGTCATGCGCATCGAAAAGGCCACCGAGCGGTTTTCCTCCGAAGAACTGCACCTGCTGGATCTGATCGGCAACCGCATCGGGGCTACCATCGAAAACGCCTTGCTGCATGACGAAGTCATTCAGAAGTCCAATTTCCAGGCCAAGCTGATCAAAAGCGCCAATGATGGCATTGTTGCCACGGACGACCAGTGGAAAACCGTGATCTTCAATCCGGCGGCCGAGCGCATTTTCGGTTATTCGGCCAAAGACGTCGTCGGCGCCAAAGATGCCCGCGAATTGCTTCCCGAATGGGTCCAGCATACGCTCGTTCATGCCCCGGCCGACGATGCGGCCGAAGGATCGGCCTGGAAGGAAGCCGACATCAAGGCCAGCACCGGCGAAGCCATTCCCGTGCGTTTTGCCGGCACCACCTTGCGGGCCAACCAGAAGATGATGGGTACCGTCGCCTTTTTCCAGGATTTGCGCGAAATCAAACGACTTGAACGGGAACTGGTCAATAGCGAGCGGTTGGCTGCCGTTGGCCAGACCGTTGCCGGTCTGGCCCATTGCATCAAGAATATCCTCCACGGATTCAAGGGCGGCAGCTATCTGGTGGATGTCGGACTGGAGCGGGACAACAACGATAAACTGCGCAGCGGTTGGGATATGATCCAGCGCAATATCACCCGTACTTCCGACCTGGTGATGGATCTGCTCTCCTATTCCAAGGAGCGGGAGCCCGAGTATGAAACCGTCAACCCCAACGACATTGCCGAGGATGTCTGCGAACTGATGGACGGTGTGGCGCAGGACAACGATGTGGCGCTGGTCAAACAGTTCTCCGAACGGATCTCACCGATGACCATGGACCCGCGGACCCTGCATCG
- a CDS encoding universal stress protein has translation MPFTTLLFHTRFRELAFNSLKSMLELKAAGLKKVVLVHVIPREDVEFVPYGGILKEDRKRFIENAHRTFDDWIQTIDDPQLEFCKRVEVGAVNAEVLKAAEEEKADLIAVGRKKRTALERVYVGNHVLDVLRRSSVPVLMSKYMVQYEWQGETLTRTNDDIWKRPLLASDWSEPSRRALDAVLGLKGLVEKIIVSHVLGARMVKNLDDATIKRLEDKSLQRLEAYCRLVDEAGVQSESHLAMGRTVEEIIKMSRDYGATMIVLGRTGKDWFREYWLGGVSHQIAELSELPVLLVP, from the coding sequence ATGCCATTCACCACCCTGCTTTTTCACACCCGTTTCAGGGAATTAGCCTTCAATTCGTTAAAGTCCATGCTCGAACTGAAGGCGGCCGGACTCAAGAAAGTGGTCCTAGTCCATGTAATTCCCAGGGAGGATGTCGAGTTCGTGCCATACGGCGGCATCCTCAAAGAAGACCGCAAACGCTTTATCGAAAACGCACATCGCACCTTTGACGACTGGATTCAAACCATCGACGACCCGCAGCTGGAGTTTTGCAAGCGGGTCGAAGTGGGCGCCGTCAACGCCGAGGTTTTGAAAGCGGCCGAGGAAGAGAAGGCCGACCTGATTGCGGTGGGCCGCAAAAAGCGCACTGCCCTGGAAAGGGTCTACGTGGGCAACCATGTCCTGGATGTCCTGCGTCGCAGCAGCGTTCCGGTGCTTATGAGCAAATATATGGTTCAGTACGAATGGCAGGGGGAGACGCTCACGCGCACCAACGACGATATCTGGAAGCGTCCGCTGCTGGCATCGGACTGGTCGGAGCCTTCCCGGCGCGCCCTGGATGCGGTTCTCGGACTCAAGGGCCTGGTTGAAAAAATTATCGTTTCCCATGTGCTGGGCGCACGCATGGTCAAAAACCTGGACGATGCAACCATTAAACGCCTTGAAGACAAAAGCCTCCAAAGGCTGGAGGCCTATTGCCGTCTGGTCGACGAGGCTGGCGTGCAGAGCGAATCGCATCTGGCGATGGGGCGTACAGTGGAAGAAATCATCAAGATGTCCAGGGACTACGGTGCCACCATGATCGTCCTGGGGAGAACGGGAAAAGACTGGTTTCGGGAATACTGGCTGGGGGGCGTGTCCCACCAGATTGCCGAATTGAGCGAACTGCCGGTTCTTTTGGTTCCATAA
- a CDS encoding sodium:proton antiporter, whose translation MSIFSRRLIVLFLWCMAFCLATTTTGRLLWASDSHDAPAYHQQGDAHTGQDLHGDGGHGEAGPSGHHGHEDLGPELPLWSCLPFACMLLSIALFPLVAPEFWHHHFGKVSAFWAASMAVPFLFVYKTTALYEIFHILLADYVPFIILLWSLYTVSGGILLKGSLRGTPVVNVVMLIIGTLLASWMGTTGAAMLMIRPFLRANDYRKNRTFMVVFFIFLVANVGGSLTPLGDPPLFLGFLHGVSFFWTMKILPHMLVVTGLLLVIYFFLDLYHYRKEPKREPTNADEKIPLKLVGIHNFIFLAGIVGAVLMSGVVDWGEVNVLGVHRGIQDWVRDGLLIFMGLLSMATTRVEIREGNDFTWFPIIEVAYLFIGIFITMIPCLLILKAGASGQLAFLINAVKEPLHYFWVTGALSGFLDNAPTYLTFFNTALGSHYPGMAEAQAVPLLMTEKALFLEAIAAGAVFFGACSYIGNAPNFMVRSIAEEAGTTMPSFFGYILKYTLVFLIPTFVVVTVIFF comes from the coding sequence ATGAGCATATTTTCCAGACGCCTGATCGTACTTTTTTTATGGTGCATGGCCTTCTGCCTGGCCACGACGACAACAGGCCGCCTGCTTTGGGCTTCGGACAGCCATGACGCTCCCGCTTACCATCAACAGGGCGACGCCCACACCGGTCAGGATCTTCACGGCGATGGCGGCCATGGCGAGGCAGGCCCATCCGGCCACCACGGCCATGAAGACCTGGGTCCCGAATTGCCGCTCTGGAGCTGCCTCCCATTTGCCTGCATGCTGCTCTCCATCGCCCTGTTTCCGCTGGTCGCTCCCGAATTCTGGCACCACCATTTCGGCAAAGTGTCCGCCTTTTGGGCAGCGTCAATGGCCGTGCCGTTTCTGTTCGTCTACAAGACGACCGCCCTGTACGAGATTTTCCACATTCTTCTGGCGGATTATGTTCCCTTTATTATTCTGTTGTGGTCCCTGTACACCGTTTCCGGCGGCATTTTATTGAAAGGCTCTTTGCGGGGAACACCGGTGGTCAACGTCGTCATGCTGATCATCGGTACCCTGCTGGCCTCCTGGATGGGCACCACCGGCGCGGCCATGCTGATGATCCGGCCCTTTCTGCGGGCCAACGATTACCGCAAGAACCGCACCTTCATGGTGGTCTTCTTTATCTTTCTGGTCGCCAATGTGGGTGGATCATTGACGCCTTTGGGCGATCCGCCCCTGTTTCTGGGGTTTTTGCACGGCGTCTCCTTTTTCTGGACAATGAAAATCCTGCCTCACATGCTCGTGGTCACCGGGCTTTTGCTGGTGATCTATTTTTTTCTGGACTTGTATCATTACCGAAAGGAACCCAAACGGGAGCCGACGAATGCGGACGAAAAGATTCCCCTGAAGTTGGTGGGAATCCACAACTTCATTTTTCTGGCCGGTATCGTCGGCGCGGTTTTGATGAGCGGCGTGGTCGACTGGGGCGAGGTGAACGTGCTGGGGGTGCACCGCGGCATCCAGGACTGGGTCAGGGATGGCCTGCTGATCTTCATGGGGCTGCTCTCCATGGCCACCACCCGGGTGGAGATCCGGGAGGGGAACGACTTTACCTGGTTTCCCATCATTGAAGTGGCCTACCTTTTCATTGGCATTTTTATCACCATGATCCCCTGTCTGCTGATTCTTAAGGCCGGTGCCAGCGGCCAGCTGGCCTTTCTGATCAATGCCGTCAAGGAGCCGCTGCACTACTTCTGGGTCACCGGGGCCCTTTCCGGTTTTCTGGACAACGCACCGACCTATCTGACCTTTTTCAACACCGCCCTGGGCAGCCACTACCCGGGTATGGCCGAGGCTCAGGCGGTCCCCCTGTTAATGACGGAAAAAGCCCTATTCCTTGAAGCCATTGCCGCCGGAGCCGTTTTTTTCGGCGCCTGCAGCTATATCGGCAATGCCCCCAACTTCATGGTGCGCTCCATTGCCGAGGAAGCCGGGACAACCATGCCGAGTTTTTTCGGTTACATTCTCAAATACACGCTTGTCTTTCTCATACCGACGTTTGTGGTCGTAACCGTGATCTTTTTTTAG
- a CDS encoding trypsin-like peptidase domain-containing protein — protein MPFIFKTVLFGFLALLIAAVAVAPAPAAVYKYKEDGVWHFTDDPGQVPASQRDASSDAPPAAHGGTRNLSEQLRAALRPANDIETATMATVAIETSFGYGSGFFVTGDGYILTNKHVIRLSPETGTKDDPAAASTVKTLEHYQAQLDRETKRLEQARSDLENFRQYIDSQPESSTRDYNENRYREGLQRFRSWEQSVDEQRQKLDSERSRFETSLVQQRLDASLAGLNRNFTIYLADNTPLYAYLVEVSDQHDLALLKVDGYTTPFIQPISPYASAQGDPVYAIGNPVKLRNSVTSGVVSGFEGPFVKTNAQIYPGNSGGPLVTAQGRVIGVNTFKRLTHKFEGLGFAISINVAMEAFDGI, from the coding sequence ATGCCATTCATTTTTAAAACAGTTCTCTTCGGCTTTCTGGCTCTCCTGATCGCGGCCGTTGCCGTCGCACCAGCGCCCGCCGCCGTATACAAATACAAAGAGGATGGGGTCTGGCATTTTACCGACGATCCCGGACAGGTTCCTGCCTCGCAACGGGACGCCTCGTCCGATGCTCCCCCGGCGGCCCATGGAGGGACAAGAAATCTCAGCGAACAATTAAGGGCCGCACTGCGTCCAGCCAACGACATCGAGACAGCCACCATGGCTACGGTGGCCATTGAAACCAGTTTCGGATATGGATCAGGCTTTTTCGTAACCGGCGACGGCTACATCCTCACCAACAAGCATGTGATCCGTTTGAGTCCGGAGACAGGAACAAAGGATGATCCGGCGGCTGCGTCGACGGTGAAAACACTGGAGCATTACCAGGCACAGCTCGACCGTGAGACGAAACGGCTGGAGCAGGCCCGCAGCGATCTTGAAAATTTTCGCCAATACATCGACAGCCAGCCGGAATCATCCACCCGGGACTACAATGAAAACCGATACCGGGAAGGGCTTCAACGGTTCCGGAGTTGGGAGCAATCCGTCGATGAACAGCGGCAAAAGCTCGATTCGGAACGATCCCGCTTCGAAACGTCGCTTGTTCAGCAGCGCCTCGATGCCAGTCTGGCCGGCCTCAACCGCAATTTCACCATCTATCTGGCGGACAATACCCCCCTTTATGCCTATTTGGTGGAGGTCAGCGATCAACACGACCTGGCCCTGCTCAAGGTGGATGGGTATACGACGCCGTTTATCCAACCGATTTCGCCGTATGCATCCGCTCAGGGTGATCCGGTGTATGCCATCGGCAATCCGGTGAAACTGCGGAATTCGGTCACCTCCGGAGTGGTGTCCGGCTTTGAAGGACCTTTCGTCAAAACCAATGCCCAAATCTATCCGGGCAATAGCGGCGGTCCCCTGGTGACTGCCCAGGGCCGGGTGATCGGAGTCAACACCTTTAAAAGACTGACCCATAAGTTCGAAGGGCTGGGGTTTGCCATTTCCATCAACGTGGCCATGGAAGCGTTCGATGGCATCTGA
- a CDS encoding DMT family transporter: MNFQFKPKPLIVKPDRSSGLVEIHVAVLLFGLAGLFAKFLSLPAWCIVLGRTGFATVALAAALVYSKSGPYPKGGKTIALFCLLGIILAIHWITFFHAIKVSSVAVGLLAFSTFPVFITCLEPFWFNEKRRMIDWVTAVLVLVGLGIMVYPSGFRGQVFSGVIWGTLAGFTFAILSLLNRKWVRDYPPVVIALYQNAVAALVLLPILAVVDLRVDARQIGLLAFLGVICTALSHALFIRGLRFVRAQLASVIACLEPVYGIAFAFFLLHEIPSAATLAGGALIIITTVAATRRRVSG; the protein is encoded by the coding sequence ATGAATTTTCAATTTAAACCGAAACCGCTGATCGTGAAACCAGACCGCTCCTCCGGACTCGTTGAAATTCATGTGGCTGTGCTCTTATTCGGCCTCGCCGGCCTGTTCGCTAAATTTTTATCCCTGCCGGCCTGGTGCATCGTTTTGGGGCGGACCGGATTCGCCACCGTGGCCCTGGCTGCGGCTTTGGTTTACAGCAAAAGCGGACCTTACCCCAAAGGAGGAAAAACCATTGCCCTGTTCTGCCTTCTGGGAATTATCCTGGCGATTCACTGGATCACGTTTTTTCATGCCATCAAGGTTTCCAGTGTAGCTGTAGGATTGCTGGCCTTTTCCACCTTCCCGGTGTTCATCACCTGTTTGGAGCCATTCTGGTTCAACGAGAAAAGGCGGATGATTGATTGGGTGACGGCCGTTTTGGTGCTGGTGGGGCTGGGGATCATGGTCTATCCATCCGGGTTTCGCGGGCAGGTTTTTTCCGGCGTCATCTGGGGTACCTTGGCCGGATTCACGTTCGCCATCCTCTCTTTGTTGAACCGCAAATGGGTGCGGGATTACCCGCCGGTGGTCATTGCCCTGTACCAGAATGCCGTGGCTGCTTTGGTATTGCTGCCCATTCTGGCAGTAGTCGATCTGCGCGTCGACGCCAGGCAGATCGGTCTGCTGGCTTTCCTCGGGGTGATCTGCACGGCCCTTTCCCACGCCCTGTTCATTCGGGGGCTACGCTTCGTGCGGGCGCAGCTGGCATCGGTGATCGCTTGCCTCGAGCCGGTGTACGGGATTGCGTTTGCCTTTTTTCTGCTGCATGAAATCCCTTCGGCAGCCACCCTTGCCGGCGGGGCACTCATCATCATTACGACCGTTGCGGCTACACGTCGGCGCGTGTCGGGTTGA
- a CDS encoding type I restriction enzyme HsdR N-terminal domain-containing protein, protein MKPDETNPDIIVDFITGQSVPHVGPEINRQRVERYLVEEKGYRREEILVDAPIAVDIDGETYRSTVDLVVRIDERPLIAVKCAAGSLGSREREIVSAARLLAASPLPIAVVSDGSDATVLDGGSGKKTGSGMTAIPSRDEAIDMTRAEPLPPVPADRLAREKLVFRSYDSMNVNVRGRDK, encoded by the coding sequence ATGAAACCAGATGAAACCAACCCGGACATCATTGTCGATTTTATTACCGGCCAGTCCGTGCCCCATGTAGGCCCCGAAATCAATCGACAACGCGTGGAACGCTACCTGGTCGAGGAGAAGGGCTACCGCCGCGAAGAAATCCTGGTGGACGCTCCCATCGCAGTCGATATCGACGGGGAAACCTATCGCTCGACAGTCGACCTGGTGGTACGGATCGACGAGCGTCCGCTGATCGCCGTCAAATGCGCCGCCGGATCACTCGGCTCCCGGGAGCGTGAAATCGTCAGTGCGGCCCGGCTGCTGGCCGCCTCGCCGCTGCCCATAGCCGTCGTTTCCGACGGTTCGGACGCTACGGTTCTGGATGGGGGCTCCGGAAAAAAAACGGGAAGCGGGATGACGGCCATCCCTTCCCGGGATGAAGCCATCGATATGACCCGGGCCGAACCGCTCCCGCCGGTGCCGGCGGATCGACTGGCCAGGGAAAAGCTGGTATTCCGGTCCTACGACTCCATGAATGTCAATGTCCGCGGCCGAGATAAATAA